The Faecalibacter sp. LW9 genome has a segment encoding these proteins:
- a CDS encoding LacI family DNA-binding transcriptional regulator, protein MKKNLTLKDIAKELDVSVSTVSKALKNSDEISEGTRQKIQAFAKLYNYKPNNIALSLKNRKTKTIAVIIPEVVHHFFAMVISGIESVANQHGYNVIICMSNESYEKEVINMEMLASGSIDGFIISLAKESQEKKDYHHIKEVINQGMPVVMFDRVTREVYTDKVIIDDELATKEGIQFFLSRNRKKIALISTLDYISVGRLRTEGYKKTLEQNDVAINEDLILRIDDDAQLEEKVKKLFDEQKFDALMAVNELFAVVALKEALKRGIKVPEELNIIGFTDGIISKHSTPSISTIKQNAFKMGEISAKLLINKLEDESEHEHYITEVIGTEIVHRETTSL, encoded by the coding sequence ATGAAAAAAAATTTAACATTAAAAGATATTGCAAAGGAGTTAGATGTTTCTGTTTCAACAGTTTCAAAAGCGCTTAAAAATAGTGACGAAATTAGTGAAGGAACTCGCCAAAAAATTCAGGCTTTTGCAAAATTATACAATTATAAGCCCAATAATATAGCGCTTAGTCTTAAGAATCGAAAAACGAAAACGATTGCGGTGATTATTCCAGAAGTGGTTCATCACTTTTTCGCAATGGTAATCAGTGGGATAGAAAGTGTAGCCAATCAACATGGTTATAATGTAATCATTTGTATGTCGAACGAATCTTACGAAAAAGAAGTCATCAATATGGAGATGTTAGCGTCTGGAAGTATCGATGGTTTTATTATTTCTTTAGCTAAAGAATCACAAGAGAAGAAAGATTATCATCATATCAAGGAGGTTATAAACCAAGGAATGCCTGTTGTTATGTTTGATCGTGTAACCCGCGAGGTTTATACCGATAAAGTTATTATTGATGATGAATTGGCAACTAAAGAAGGGATTCAGTTCTTTTTAAGCCGAAATCGTAAAAAGATAGCTCTGATTTCTACGCTTGATTATATTTCTGTAGGTCGTTTAAGAACAGAAGGTTATAAGAAAACATTAGAGCAAAATGATGTTGCGATTAACGAAGATTTAATCTTACGCATTGATGATGATGCTCAATTGGAAGAAAAAGTCAAAAAACTTTTTGATGAACAGAAATTTGATGCGTTAATGGCTGTAAATGAGTTGTTTGCTGTTGTAGCATTAAAAGAAGCTTTAAAACGAGGAATCAAAGTTCCAGAAGAACTTAACATTATTGGTTTTACAGATGGAATTATATCTAAACACTCTACTCCATCCATATCAACAATTAAACAAAACGCGTTCAAAATGGGAGAGATCTCGGCTAAACTTTTAATTAATAAGTTAGAAGATGAAAGTGAACACGAACATTATATAACAGAAGTTATAGGGACTGAAATTGTACATCGTGAAACTACATCGTTATAG
- a CDS encoding MFS transporter, with the protein MEKRRLGFWEIWNLSFGYFGIQMGFALQNANASRILQTFGADVHHLSWFWIVAPLMGLIVQPIIGYYSDKTWGRFGRRKPYFLVGAVLASLGLILMPQAGAFTALLPALWMGAGFLMIMDASFNIAMEPFRALVADVLPSDQRTLGFSVQTALIGFGAVLGSWLPYILSNWIGVESIAAEGEIPFHLIFSFLIGALVLILSVIITVSTTKEYSPEELEAFDRAEGKEPVIEEQATLSQIFKDFGNMPTTMKQLGWVQFFTWFGLFGMWVFATPAIAHHVYKLPLSDTSSATYNEAGDWVGIIFGVYNAVSAIFAFFLPAIALKIGRKTTHTISLIVGGLGLISIYFIDNPYLLILSMVGVGIAWASILAMPYAMLAGSIPAKKMGVYMGIFNFFICIPQIINSILGGPIVKYIYGGNPIYAIMMSGVAFILAALLAQRVQDDEKPIKA; encoded by the coding sequence ATGGAAAAGCGTAGACTCGGATTCTGGGAAATCTGGAATTTAAGTTTTGGATACTTCGGTATCCAAATGGGATTTGCTTTGCAAAATGCAAACGCAAGTAGAATCCTCCAAACATTTGGTGCCGATGTACATCATTTGTCATGGTTTTGGATTGTTGCACCTTTAATGGGGTTAATTGTACAACCTATTATTGGGTATTATTCTGATAAAACATGGGGACGTTTCGGTCGCCGTAAACCTTATTTTTTAGTAGGTGCTGTTTTAGCAAGTTTAGGATTAATTTTAATGCCTCAAGCTGGCGCATTTACCGCATTACTTCCTGCACTGTGGATGGGTGCTGGTTTTTTAATGATTATGGACGCATCGTTCAATATCGCTATGGAGCCATTCCGCGCATTAGTTGCTGATGTTTTACCTTCTGATCAACGTACTTTAGGTTTTTCTGTTCAAACTGCGTTAATTGGTTTTGGAGCTGTTTTAGGTTCTTGGTTACCTTATATTTTAAGCAATTGGATAGGAGTTGAAAGTATAGCCGCTGAAGGAGAAATTCCTTTTCACTTAATCTTTTCATTCTTAATAGGGGCTTTAGTTTTAATTCTTTCTGTAATTATCACTGTTTCTACGACTAAAGAATATTCACCGGAAGAATTAGAAGCCTTCGATCGTGCCGAAGGGAAAGAGCCTGTAATTGAAGAACAAGCCACATTATCTCAAATTTTTAAAGATTTTGGCAATATGCCAACGACCATGAAACAGTTGGGATGGGTACAATTTTTTACATGGTTCGGATTATTTGGAATGTGGGTTTTTGCAACACCTGCTATTGCCCACCATGTGTATAAACTTCCATTAAGCGACACTTCTTCAGCTACGTACAATGAAGCAGGAGACTGGGTCGGAATCATTTTTGGGGTTTACAATGCTGTTTCAGCAATCTTCGCTTTCTTCTTGCCAGCGATTGCCTTGAAAATCGGTCGAAAAACTACTCATACCATTTCACTAATCGTAGGAGGTCTTGGTTTAATCTCCATTTATTTTATTGATAATCCTTATTTACTCATCCTTTCGATGGTAGGTGTTGGTATTGCTTGGGCAAGTATTTTAGCCATGCCTTACGCCATGTTAGCCGGTTCTATTCCTGCTAAAAAAATGGGAGTTTATATGGGGATTTTCAACTTCTTTATCTGTATTCCTCAAATCATCAACTCGATTTTAGGAGGTCCAATTGTTAAATATATTTATGGTGGAAATCCAATTTACGCAATCATGATGAGTGGTGTTGCATTCATATTAGCAGCCTTACTTGCACAACGCGTTCAGGACGATGAAAAACCAATCAAAGCATAA
- the pgmB gene encoding beta-phosphoglucomutase yields MKTKAFIFDLDGVIVDTAKYHFLAWQKLAESLGINFTHEHNEQLKGVSRVRSLEIILGLGNVEATQEQKDEWLVQKNKDYLQYIDKMDESEILPGVMKVLEFLKLNHQPIILGSASKNARPILDKVKILHYFDDIVDGNDVSNAKPDPEVFLVGAKKANQPNENAIVFEDSVAGIQAANSAGMMSIGIGETSVLNEADVVFNDFTQISEDFLRELINK; encoded by the coding sequence TTGAAAACGAAAGCATTTATTTTCGACTTAGATGGTGTTATTGTAGATACTGCAAAATACCACTTTTTGGCTTGGCAAAAATTAGCGGAGTCTTTAGGAATCAACTTTACACACGAACATAACGAACAATTAAAAGGAGTATCTCGTGTGCGATCATTAGAAATTATTCTTGGATTGGGGAATGTAGAAGCAACTCAGGAACAAAAAGACGAATGGTTAGTTCAGAAAAACAAAGATTATTTACAGTACATCGATAAGATGGATGAATCTGAAATTTTACCTGGGGTTATGAAAGTTTTAGAATTTTTAAAATTGAACCATCAACCGATTATTTTAGGTTCAGCTTCTAAAAATGCGCGTCCCATATTAGATAAAGTAAAAATCCTACACTATTTCGATGACATCGTGGATGGTAATGATGTTTCGAATGCGAAACCTGATCCAGAAGTATTTTTAGTAGGAGCAAAAAAAGCCAATCAGCCGAATGAAAACGCGATTGTTTTTGAAGATTCAGTAGCTGGAATCCAAGCAGCGAATAGTGCTGGAATGATGAGTATTGGGATTGGAGAAACATCAGTTTTAAATGAAGCAGATGTTGTTTTCAACGATTTTACACAAATTTCAGAAGACTTCTTAAGAGAATTGATAAACAAATAG
- a CDS encoding glycoside hydrolase family 65 protein, protein MNQDYIIPNAWSIIEEGFEKDRVKSSESLFSIGNGAMGQRANFEEFYSGDTFQGSYIAGVYYPDKTKVGWWKNGYPEYFAKVLNAPVWIGINIEINGEQFDLNTCKEVKNFRRELNMQEGLLDRSFVATLPSGLEIEVFVRRFLAADLDELGAIKYDIKPINGDAKIVFNPYVDAHVKNEDANWEEIFWESIGSEIKGEQGFVQARTFKTHYNVVTFMENAIFINGEKQAITPTATKTELKVEFTYEVEVKANETATIQKFGGYVVSTNHKEDQLVAAAENVLAQANALGYEQLLTNQKEAWAKTWEMADITIDGDVKAQQGIRFNIFQLNQTYSGKDARLNIGPKGFTGEKYGGSTYWDTEAYCLPFYMATKNQDVARNLLTYRYNQLDKAIENAEKLGFTNGAALYPMVTMNGEECHNEWEITFEEIHRNADIAFAIFNYTRFTGDQSYIPEAGLEVLLGIARFWKQRVNWSNDKKQYVMLGVTGPNEYENNVNNNFHTSYCAQWCMNYLVEQVENVKTNYPEDFARIAAKTNITDAELAEMKEVAANIYFPYSEELGIYLQQDGFLDKDLTPVSELAKEERPINQKWSWDRILRSAYIKQADTLQAFYYFEDQFSKEQLEKHFDFYEPLTVHESSLSPCVHSIQAATLGRMEQAYTFYLRTSRLDLDDYNKEVHEGLHITSMAGTWMSIVEGFGGMRVKNDALYFEPRLPEQWEGFSFKINFRNQILKVNVNKGETTFELEGTQPLEVYVFDQKVVVQPSI, encoded by the coding sequence ATGAATCAAGATTATATCATCCCGAATGCGTGGTCAATTATTGAAGAAGGGTTTGAAAAAGATCGAGTAAAATCGTCTGAAAGTTTATTCTCTATTGGAAACGGAGCCATGGGGCAACGTGCCAATTTCGAAGAATTTTATTCAGGTGATACTTTCCAAGGTAGTTACATTGCCGGAGTTTACTATCCAGATAAGACTAAAGTGGGATGGTGGAAAAACGGTTATCCAGAATATTTCGCGAAAGTTTTAAATGCACCAGTTTGGATCGGAATCAACATTGAAATCAATGGAGAACAATTCGATTTAAATACGTGTAAAGAAGTAAAAAACTTCCGTCGCGAATTAAATATGCAAGAGGGTTTATTAGATCGTTCATTTGTAGCGACTTTACCTTCAGGATTAGAAATTGAAGTGTTTGTACGTCGTTTCTTAGCTGCTGATTTAGATGAATTAGGTGCTATTAAATACGACATCAAACCTATTAATGGAGATGCAAAAATAGTTTTTAACCCTTACGTTGATGCTCACGTAAAGAACGAAGACGCGAACTGGGAGGAAATTTTCTGGGAGTCAATTGGATCAGAAATTAAAGGTGAACAAGGTTTCGTACAAGCACGTACATTTAAAACACATTACAATGTGGTAACGTTTATGGAGAACGCAATTTTCATCAACGGTGAAAAACAAGCCATCACTCCAACGGCTACAAAAACGGAATTGAAAGTTGAATTTACATACGAAGTAGAAGTAAAAGCAAATGAAACAGCAACGATCCAAAAATTTGGAGGGTATGTCGTTTCGACAAATCATAAAGAAGACCAATTAGTTGCTGCTGCAGAAAATGTATTAGCACAAGCCAATGCTTTAGGTTATGAACAATTGTTAACAAACCAAAAAGAAGCGTGGGCAAAAACGTGGGAAATGGCAGATATCACAATTGATGGTGATGTAAAAGCCCAACAAGGAATTCGATTCAATATCTTCCAATTAAATCAAACTTATTCGGGGAAAGATGCTCGTTTGAACATCGGACCAAAAGGTTTCACTGGTGAAAAATACGGAGGATCAACGTATTGGGATACGGAAGCCTACTGTTTACCATTCTATATGGCGACAAAAAACCAAGACGTGGCGCGTAACTTATTAACATACCGTTACAACCAATTGGATAAAGCCATTGAAAATGCTGAGAAATTAGGATTTACGAATGGAGCGGCATTATATCCAATGGTAACTATGAACGGAGAAGAATGTCACAACGAATGGGAAATTACATTCGAGGAGATTCATCGTAATGCGGACATTGCATTTGCCATTTTCAATTATACACGTTTCACAGGAGATCAATCGTACATTCCTGAAGCTGGTTTAGAAGTTTTATTGGGAATCGCTCGTTTCTGGAAACAACGTGTCAATTGGTCGAACGACAAAAAACAATACGTGATGTTAGGGGTTACTGGACCTAACGAATACGAAAACAATGTAAACAACAATTTCCACACGTCTTACTGTGCACAATGGTGTATGAACTATTTAGTGGAGCAAGTGGAAAACGTGAAAACAAATTATCCAGAAGATTTCGCTCGTATCGCTGCTAAAACAAACATCACAGATGCAGAATTAGCAGAGATGAAAGAAGTAGCGGCTAACATCTATTTCCCATACAGCGAAGAGTTAGGAATTTACTTACAACAAGACGGTTTCTTAGATAAGGATTTAACTCCTGTTTCTGAATTAGCAAAAGAAGAACGTCCAATTAACCAAAAATGGTCTTGGGATAGAATCTTACGTTCAGCTTACATCAAACAAGCGGATACGTTACAAGCATTCTATTACTTCGAGGATCAGTTTTCAAAAGAACAATTAGAAAAACACTTTGATTTCTATGAACCATTAACAGTTCATGAATCGTCTTTATCACCTTGTGTGCACTCGATTCAAGCTGCAACTTTAGGTCGTATGGAACAAGCGTATACATTCTATTTACGTACTTCTCGTTTAGATTTAGACGATTACAACAAAGAAGTTCACGAAGGATTACACATCACTTCCATGGCAGGTACGTGGATGTCGATTGTAGAAGGATTTGGTGGAATGCGTGTGAAAAATGATGCATTATATTTTGAACCTCGTTTACCAGAACAATGGGAAGGATTCTCGTTCAAAATTAATTTCCGTAACCAAATTTTAAAAGTCAATGTAAATAAAGGAGAAACAACTTTCGAATTGGAAGGAACTCAACCATTAGAGGTTTATGTTTTCGACCAAAAAGTTGTGGTGCAGCCTTCTATTTAA
- a CDS encoding glycoside hydrolase family 13 protein, which produces MKKLFILTSLLSSFAFAQIQKVEPMFWWKGMKNPELQILVYGKDISKYNIELSDKIQIKDITKTENPNYVFVTVNTNEINSPSFKINIKNKNKIVDSYTYELKERQPNSANRSSFSSKDVVYLIMPDRFANGDESNDSKKELREKVNRQLPGGRHGGDLRGIINNLDYIQNLGATAVWLTPVNEDNEKEYSYHGYAQTDLYKIDGRYGTNEEYRELSQKLNERGMYLIQDYVTNHWGISHWMIQDLPTKDWIHTFPEGENGFRRSNYRTTTQFDPNASEIDKKGALNGWFDTTMPDINQANPLVLKYITQNAIWWIEYAELGGLRVDTYPYNNKEGMAAWVKAITDEYPNLNVVGEAWMYSPAHISYWQKDSKIGEMAGYNSNLPSIMDFTLYSKMTEAFQEEESWDKGLVKIYESFTSDFLYPDINNLLVFFENHDTERWNEIYKGDIKPYKLATTLIGTVRGIPQIYYGTEIGMAGDKNTGGDAAIRQDFPGGWKSDTQNAFNPNTRTATQKAFYDFTAKVFNWRKNKEVIHSGKTKHYAPINDVYVYFRYNDNESVMVILNNKSDKQTIQLDRFAESIKGYSAGKDILSEQNFIINTNGEITIDGKSSMIIELKK; this is translated from the coding sequence ATGAAAAAACTATTTATACTAACTTCTTTACTTTCATCCTTTGCCTTTGCTCAAATCCAAAAAGTTGAGCCAATGTTTTGGTGGAAAGGAATGAAAAATCCAGAACTTCAGATTTTAGTTTATGGAAAAGATATCAGTAAATATAACATCGAGTTATCGGACAAAATCCAAATCAAGGACATCACAAAAACAGAAAATCCAAATTATGTTTTTGTAACGGTAAACACAAACGAAATCAATTCGCCATCTTTCAAGATTAACATCAAGAATAAAAACAAAATTGTTGATTCATATACGTACGAGTTAAAAGAACGTCAGCCAAATTCAGCGAATCGTTCGTCGTTTTCATCAAAAGATGTGGTGTATTTAATTATGCCGGATCGTTTTGCAAACGGAGATGAAAGCAATGATTCGAAAAAAGAATTGCGTGAGAAAGTGAATCGTCAATTGCCAGGTGGTCGTCACGGAGGAGATTTACGAGGAATTATCAACAACTTAGATTATATCCAAAATTTAGGAGCTACTGCAGTTTGGTTAACTCCAGTAAACGAAGACAACGAAAAAGAATATTCGTACCACGGCTATGCCCAAACAGATTTATATAAAATTGATGGACGTTACGGAACAAATGAAGAATACCGTGAGTTGTCTCAAAAACTGAATGAACGCGGAATGTACTTGATTCAAGATTATGTCACGAATCACTGGGGAATCTCACATTGGATGATTCAGGATTTACCGACTAAAGATTGGATTCATACGTTTCCAGAAGGAGAAAATGGTTTCCGTCGTTCAAATTACAGAACAACAACACAATTTGATCCAAACGCTTCAGAGATTGATAAAAAAGGAGCATTAAACGGTTGGTTTGATACGACAATGCCCGATATCAACCAAGCGAATCCTTTAGTATTAAAATATATCACTCAAAATGCAATTTGGTGGATAGAATATGCCGAATTAGGTGGATTGCGTGTGGATACATATCCTTACAATAATAAAGAGGGGATGGCAGCTTGGGTAAAAGCGATTACAGATGAATATCCTAACTTGAATGTCGTAGGAGAAGCTTGGATGTATTCTCCGGCTCATATTTCATATTGGCAAAAAGATTCTAAAATTGGAGAAATGGCAGGTTATAATTCTAATCTTCCATCAATTATGGATTTTACATTGTACAGTAAAATGACAGAAGCTTTTCAGGAAGAAGAATCTTGGGATAAAGGTTTGGTAAAGATTTATGAATCGTTTACAAGTGATTTCTTATACCCAGACATCAATAATTTATTGGTCTTTTTTGAAAATCATGATACGGAACGTTGGAATGAAATTTATAAAGGAGATATTAAGCCATATAAATTAGCAACGACTTTAATCGGAACGGTTCGTGGAATTCCACAAATTTATTACGGCACTGAAATCGGTATGGCGGGTGATAAAAATACTGGTGGAGATGCAGCGATTCGTCAAGATTTTCCTGGTGGTTGGAAATCGGATACTCAAAATGCATTCAATCCAAATACACGTACAGCGACCCAAAAAGCTTTCTATGATTTTACAGCGAAAGTATTCAATTGGCGTAAAAACAAGGAAGTAATTCATTCTGGGAAAACAAAACATTATGCACCAATTAATGATGTCTATGTGTATTTCCGATACAATGACAACGAATCGGTAATGGTGATTTTAAATAACAAATCAGATAAGCAAACCATACAATTGGATCGATTTGCAGAATCCATCAAGGGATACAGTGCAGGAAAAGATATTTTATCTGAACAAAATTTCATAATCAATACCAATGGAGAAATTACAATCGATGGAAAATCTTCAATGATTATTGAGTTAAAGAAGTAG
- a CDS encoding TIM-barrel domain-containing protein, producing MKKLTLSIILLSSIAWAQNPNRSFQSYKKVQNGVEVKTNDGTYYIQPYSEKIVETSFVPNGQQAKDGSHAVIMKPQSVSSKIKDSKKELVIETKGLKTVINKAPFQVKYYYKDKLVTSEKLGYQQVNDSTETIQFNLTKDEALYGAGARVLGMNRRGNRLELYNRAHYGYETESKLMNFTMPIAISSNQYMIHFDNAPIGFLDFDSKKTNELTYETISGNKKYQVVVGDLWADMVSNYTNLTGKQEMLPRWAMGNIASRMGYHDQAEVKFVVDKFRRDSIPLDGVILDLYWFGKTVQGTMGNLDWDKDNFNRPDEMIAHNKKQGVKTILITEPFILTTSSKWNEAVQKDILAKTKDGKPFTYDFYFGNTGLIDIFKPEAKTWFWNIYKKFINQGIDGWWGDLGEPEVHPKALQHVNGSADEVHNIYGSEWAKLVYDGYKKDFPEQRPFILMRSAYSGAQRYGMIPWSGDVNRTWGGLHGQTEISLQMGMQGIPYMHSDLGGFAGNYEDDELYTRWLQYGVFQPIYRPHAQEDVPSEPIFKNLATKKLAKQAIELRYQLIPYNYTLVYENSISGQPLMRPLFFEDNSNKELLNVASTYFWGKNFLVSPIVEKGLKTQQVHFPKGSNWFDFYTDEKVVGGQVKGIKTVENSIPTFVRGGSFIPMAKLVQTTEDYNLDEFEVHYFFDETVKQSSDYLYNDDGKTPNAFEKGLFEKINFTSKVEKSSVKIEIATEKGKNYQGSKKKVKLVIHNAPSNLKLNQGLNGTYDAIKKQFIVEVALEAVGKSQINFSF from the coding sequence ATGAAAAAACTAACACTTTCAATCATTTTACTTTCTTCTATAGCTTGGGCGCAAAATCCCAACCGTAGTTTCCAATCGTACAAAAAAGTACAGAATGGAGTAGAGGTAAAGACGAATGATGGAACATATTATATCCAACCGTATTCGGAAAAAATTGTCGAAACCTCTTTTGTGCCGAATGGTCAACAAGCAAAAGATGGTTCTCACGCCGTGATTATGAAACCTCAATCTGTTTCGTCAAAAATTAAAGATTCGAAAAAAGAATTAGTGATTGAGACGAAAGGATTAAAAACGGTGATCAATAAGGCTCCATTTCAAGTGAAATATTACTACAAAGACAAATTAGTCACTTCTGAAAAGTTAGGGTATCAACAAGTGAACGATTCGACAGAAACGATTCAATTCAACTTAACAAAAGATGAAGCCTTATACGGTGCTGGAGCTCGTGTGTTAGGAATGAATCGTCGTGGAAATCGATTAGAATTATACAATCGTGCGCACTATGGTTACGAAACAGAATCGAAGTTGATGAACTTTACGATGCCGATTGCCATTTCTTCAAATCAATATATGATTCACTTTGATAATGCACCAATTGGATTCTTAGATTTCGATTCGAAAAAAACAAACGAATTAACATACGAAACGATTTCAGGGAACAAAAAATACCAAGTGGTTGTAGGAGATTTGTGGGCAGATATGGTAAGCAATTATACCAACCTAACCGGAAAGCAAGAAATGTTACCGCGTTGGGCAATGGGAAATATTGCCTCACGAATGGGCTACCACGACCAAGCTGAAGTGAAATTTGTGGTGGATAAATTCCGTCGTGATTCAATTCCGTTGGATGGAGTTATTTTAGACTTGTATTGGTTCGGAAAAACGGTGCAAGGAACAATGGGGAATTTAGATTGGGATAAAGATAATTTCAATCGCCCAGATGAAATGATTGCTCACAACAAAAAGCAAGGGGTTAAGACCATTTTAATTACGGAGCCTTTTATTTTAACGACTTCTTCGAAATGGAATGAAGCGGTTCAAAAAGATATTTTAGCGAAAACAAAAGATGGGAAACCGTTTACTTACGATTTCTATTTCGGAAATACAGGATTAATCGACATTTTCAAACCAGAAGCAAAAACATGGTTTTGGAATATTTATAAGAAATTCATTAACCAAGGAATTGATGGATGGTGGGGTGATTTAGGAGAACCAGAAGTTCATCCAAAAGCATTGCAACACGTAAATGGTTCTGCCGATGAGGTGCATAATATCTATGGATCAGAATGGGCAAAATTGGTGTATGATGGTTACAAGAAAGATTTCCCAGAACAACGTCCTTTTATTTTAATGCGTTCGGCTTATTCTGGAGCACAACGTTATGGAATGATTCCGTGGTCGGGTGATGTGAACCGTACGTGGGGAGGATTACATGGACAAACCGAAATCAGTTTACAAATGGGGATGCAAGGAATTCCTTATATGCATTCGGATTTAGGTGGATTTGCCGGAAATTACGAAGACGATGAATTGTACACGCGTTGGTTACAATACGGCGTGTTTCAACCGATTTATCGTCCACACGCCCAAGAAGATGTTCCATCAGAACCAATTTTTAAAAATTTAGCAACGAAAAAATTAGCGAAACAAGCCATTGAGTTACGTTACCAGTTAATTCCTTACAATTATACACTAGTCTACGAGAATAGTATTTCTGGGCAACCATTAATGCGTCCTTTATTCTTCGAAGATAATTCGAACAAAGAATTATTGAATGTTGCGTCGACTTATTTTTGGGGTAAAAATTTCTTAGTTTCTCCAATTGTTGAAAAAGGTTTAAAAACGCAGCAAGTACATTTCCCGAAAGGATCAAACTGGTTTGATTTTTACACGGACGAAAAAGTCGTAGGTGGACAAGTTAAAGGAATAAAAACAGTTGAAAATTCTATCCCAACGTTTGTTCGTGGTGGAAGTTTTATTCCTATGGCGAAATTGGTTCAAACCACAGAAGATTATAACTTAGATGAATTTGAAGTGCATTATTTCTTTGATGAAACTGTAAAGCAATCTTCTGATTATCTTTATAACGACGACGGAAAAACACCAAATGCTTTTGAAAAAGGATTATTCGAAAAAATTAATTTTACTTCAAAAGTTGAAAAATCATCTGTAAAGATTGAGATAGCAACAGAAAAGGGAAAGAATTACCAAGGTTCTAAGAAGAAAGTAAAATTAGTGATTCATAATGCACCATCTAACTTGAAATTAAATCAAGGGTTAAATGGTACTTATGATGCGATTAAAAAACAATTTATTGTAGAAGTCGCTTTAGAAGCTGTTGGTAAATCACAAATCAATTTTAGTTTTTAA